The DNA segment cgtaatatctTTATGTataatgacagctaaaacagggttgcaattatatttttgcgtgacaccaagaggaaatatatgcaattcttgcaccgtgcaagggttttgcaagagcaagagaatacccctattattAAACATATATCTACTattcagcaaaaaaattatagaaaaattgaaattttatgttccgattttatataaattttgagatATGGCCACGCTATTAAACAGCCTTATCGACGGAATAATTTGATGTCTAAATGCATTTGTCACTTACCAATACCAATAAGTTTTCAAAAAGGGCTGTTATACGCACATTGCATTTTCAAACGGCATTTTAGCTACAAAATTGTTTCATGTAAAGAATAATTTCTTATTATAAGTAActgaaataataaagaaataaattgaatacAAAGACGAAATGTATAGAAAGCCAATTAGTGCTTTAAATGGCAAGGAGAACCATTTGCAGGCGATAAAACCGCTTCCTCCGCCACCACAGAAACAGCATAATTCGAAAAATGTAAGTGATTAAAATGATCTTTTAAGTAAGAACCGAGAGTAACAGTACCAATACAAAATTATAGACTTTAAACGAAAATATGAAAGGCGTATCCCCAATTGCTATGCCAAGACCAATGCCTTCCAATAGAGCTGGAAATTTGTTAGGAGGTCTACCTGCTTCAAGAACAACTCAAGTTACATCTACAGCTGTCACGCAGAAGAAATTATTAACAAACAACAATTCTGTTCGCACAATAACAGGACCTTTGGTATCATCGACCACGAAACACATAAGCCAACAAGCCGTTGCACCTACAACTACAGTATCCATGACAAAACCTAGTGTCTCTGTCGTTTCAACTTCATCTAGCAATAAGGTTGCAAGTAAtcaaacagaaaaagaaaaatccaATTTCGAACCAAATGCAAACTCAACAGAAGTACCACCGAAAACAGTTGCTAAAGTAGAAGACAAAGATTCGAAAGATGAATCAAATAAAGCTGAAAACGAAAAGACTGGTGAGTGTaacaaaaaggaaaagaaatcgTGGTCATTGAGCAATTTCGATATTGGAAGACCACTTGGACGAGGCAAATTCGGTAATGTATATCTTGCACGCGAAAAAGAATCAAAATTTGTGGTTGCACTCAAAGTGTTATTTAAAAAGCAGATACACGAGTCAAACGTAGAACATCAAGTAAGGCGGGAAATTGAAATACAATCACATTTAAGACACCCTCACATACTGCGTTTATACGGTTATTTTCACGATGATGCACGCATTTATCTTATATTAGAATACGCGCCCAAGGGAACACTTTTCAAAGAATTACAATCACAGCCATTGAAACGCTTTAACGAACCGACCTCCGCAATTTATATACGCTCTCTAGCATCTGCATTGCAGTATCTGCATGAGCGTGATGTTATACATCGCGATATTAAGCCGGAAAATTTATTGTTGGGACATAAAGGAGATTTGAAAATAGCAGATTTTGGATGGTCAGTGCACGAACCGAACTCCATGCGCACAACATTATGCGGCACACTTGATTATTTGCCACCTGAAATGGTGCAAGGCaagccacatactaaaaatgtAGATCTTTGGAGCTTAGGAGTTCTATGTTACGAACTTATTGTGGGCCGTGCGCCGTTTCTTGCTACTGACTATGACGagacatataaaaaaatcattaaagttgATTACAAATTACCGGAATTTGTTTCACGTGCAGCAGCACATTTTATTTCTAAGCTTCTGGTGTTAAATCCTCAACAACGCCTTCCGTTGGATCAAGTATTTCTACATCCTTGGGTTGCCGCACACATTAAATAACAACTATACATACGacataaatcaatttttcatatttatttatatcatttaaCATACATAACGAAAGGATAGCAAGTATGAtaatttggaaatataaaagtttcttATTCTGAGAAAAtgttcaaaaagaaattaaaagacGTCTGcgtatattatttgtattatacatacatatatatatatacatgtgtccGTGTGTGTATAGAATGATTAACCTTATAGAGAACATTAAGCGCTATCCTTTCTTTACTCCATGTTAGCgctattttttaaacttctgtATTGCAACATTGTCAGTGTGCACTTTTTAGTTTTGCATGTTTTATTAGTGTAGTGATTTTGATATTTAGTAGTtcgttcgtttttatttttaattttgagctgatttatttttttacatatgtaaatggatTTATCACAAGGCATTCGAAACCCCCTCAACGgtattcatttattaaattaaatcaattgttaaaaatgtctttttaaatgagaaataaaaatttgcattttatagCTAAAAATTGTAAATCTTAATGTGTCTTATTAGTTTGGCAATATGTAAAAGCAttcgaaaatttcaacaattccataatttttagcTGGGAACATTCACACTCAACTTAGTGGGTGTGGTAAAAGTGTTCAGAAGTCAAAAACTTCACACACTATTCAGCTGCTCAAATTTGCATTTCAatgcttttcaaaaattaatttaaaaaaaatatcttaatacGGAACTTGGGGAGCTATTATAGAAATTCAAAATTCTATCAAATAACTGCTTTGGGTTAAAATCTGGCTTATAATTTCCTAACATAAAGGTAACAATGAATCCAGATCCAACTATACGAAAAGTCGTACAAGTGGCGGAGCAAGCACAACAGCCTTTACATGGTAAATATGTACAtcttatttatacttttatttcgaataaaattttttaatcacgATAATATCTGTAGTGCCCGTGGTCGTCGGCAATCAATGTTTTATAATCACACAGCAGGATGTCAGGAGAATTGAAGATTCTCGTCTATATTCTTACAATAAATTGAATGCGAAGGGTAAGTTACATTAGTTTGTatctaatttttattgtattactaCACTTTAGCAGATGTCAcaatttcgttaaaaattttcatatcggAATTAAATTagataaacattttatttcacattCAGGCGTCTTTAAACTGATTTGAATTAACGTAGAGTTGCGTTAGATGGATACTGTaggaaatttacaaaataaaatgtaatatacctggaagaaaattatttcgaatATAAATGTTCCATCGAAAAAAGGGTAGCAATCTCAAAAGTAGATCTTTtggttttgatttaattttacatttttctttgattatagAAAGTGATTCCATGTGTTATTTTTCAATGTACGTGTTAACAACGGTTCTATGGTTTATATTCTGGCAATACCCGTTATTTCAACAATGATTCTAAattcaaatagaaaatatttaattgatacAAAAACAATGACTGGACTCATGGCAGGGAAATCTTTAACCTACAAACATGACACTCGACACTTAAAGGACCCATCCATCCCATTGAAACCGGACTTTTTCTTAGAATCAGACTGGTGAAAAtattgttacaacaacaatatgcaaatatttaattccgttttatcaaaatttagaGTATTTCCCTGCCGACAGATGTGAACCAAAGAAAAATTAGAACATGTTTTTTTGATACTAACCTTTGAACTAAaccctcattaaaaattaatcggcatttaaatacaattttttttataactaataCTGGAAAATCGCCTTATTATGTTCGCATAATTAAACTTAGGCGAAGTGGTCCCAATGGATACTATGGACTCCAATGTAAGTGGACGTGATGCTTTTTTGGCCTGTATCCGTCAGCCAACACAATTTCAGCAGAACGCGTCTATTAATCCATGTAATATAGGATTTTTGTCGGATCTAGTCGCACGTGCCTGTAATATAACTGCAGcaatgcagcagcagcaacagcaacaacagggTACACAAATGGCAATGACAATGCCCGATTTACTGGCATATAACCAGGCACAATGTGTACAAAGTGCAGGCTATTCACCGGTTGCAGCAACGCTTCAGCAACAATTGGATTGGTCGAAAGCTTGCGACACGATGCCGCCACAAGCTTCCATGGTAGGATTTGTTCTTTAGAAATATcttctattatattttaatataagcaTGTTAAGctattcatataaattttgtagCATCCACTGCACTATACTACGGCCACATCGACAACGGAGATTGCGCGAACTCAATGCGTTCCCCATACACCCTCTACGAAAAACCATTGTTGCACACGCGGTTGCAATACCATGGATATTGATACCAGCTTATCACCGAATTCGCAAGCACCCCCCACCACAAGTTCGGCCACTTGTTTGTGCGCACGTCAACAGGCGAAACAACGTAAAATGACACAATTTCGACTCTAATGTCGTAAATcagatttttgtataaataagtgaaaactgttgacgtgtttttttcgtCGTATGATCTCATTTATGTAactgttaaacattttttatcttttgttaaaatttttattttttattataattatgtttataGTTTTTGGacaatatttaactaaaattaaattttaatgttttttgcttGTCGCAACATGGGAAATtagcgatttttttgtttttaatttttttgtctttccttttttgttaatattcttCGACTTTCTCGCCAAAccgtttatttttaaacttttctctgACTTATTTTTCATAGTATTCTTCTTCAAGTCTTTCGATTGTTGTTTAACCTTTTTGGTCACTACTTCTGACACCTCCACCTGGGAATTGTAAAAGTAGCGTTTCTCTCCTGTTTTGTGTTGAAAATGCTCAATGCTAGTTGTGCTAGTAGTCTTACTAATAATAGGTAGTGTACTACGCGAAGCAGTCAACACTTCGTCTACTGTACCGATCCTTAGATACATATCCTTTAGtataaatttcaaatcctccgttatgatttcttttttaacaaaaactttgCCACTATTTTCACTGCTTAATGCACAACCATTCATTTCGTTCACTTTGAAATCTCTTTCCTTAGATATATCAGGCTTCCAGATTAACGCTATTTCCTTGCCACCATGGGGGTTGTAGAAGAAAGCGGCGAAGTCCGAATATGCGTCCTGttgaaataaaagattaaacAAGTTTTAGATTTTCTGTTGAAATcgaattataatattaaatgtcAAAATTACATAGCAAGGTCAGGATGCCAAAATTCGTCAAGATAAATGAGTAGATTCTTGAGTAGAAAAGCacgtgtgcaaagtttcagatggGTATCTCATAAACTGAAGAATCATGCTATAAGTCGGTGTGTATAGATTAAACTCCAAAGTaactccaacgcaactatcgttACGAAAGTATTGCCATACTCAGCGACAGTCAAGCGGTACTAAAAGCTATCTCCACTTATGAAGTTAAATCACTGCTAGTGCAGGAGTGAACAGACTATCTGATCGAAATCAAGGGCACCTTATTTCGGTGGCTGGTCACAAGGGTATAGTTGGGAATGAACTGGTTGACGAGCACGCCCGCTTGGATTGGAAACGTACATTGTGGTTGGCTTCGGGTGGTTACAACCTCAACAGATTTAAAATAGTAATCAATCTCCCGAGAAATAAATTCCGGCTTTTTGTCACATTTTACACCGGCCACTGCAAACGTACGATGCACTTACACAACATGGGCCAGGCCTCTTGtgcaaactgccggttctgcggcATGAAGTCGAAACCCCCAGAACACATGCTAATACACTGTATAGAAGTCTGCAGACGCACGATTAAGGCCCTCGGATTCATGCTTCCGAATAGAGATCTAGCACCTAGTAGCATATTGAACTTCTTACATGCGCTGGGGCTAAGTGACTTCTTGTGAGTTAggggagggcacaatagaccttaggtcgcggtgcatacctcattttcgaataaaatctaatctaatccttctaggtgttacaaacttcctggcaaactaaatataatgttcagagtatacaaaaaaaaaaataatagcttCATCAAACTGACTCAGTTATTTCTGCTAGTTTTTTgcacttaaattattattttttttacaatttatgaAGTCAGTGCCTGTTCATATTTAACAATGCGCTATAACCTtgtaaaattttagattatCTGAATGATGaccgcaacaaaaaaaatcgcctgaaatatgtatgtgtgtacccAATCACTacgttttgtatttatatttatgtacatacccGAAGCTTTTCCATcgtgttttgtaaaaaattgctATCTGCTAAGGGCAGACGCCAATTTGGTCTCGTGCGCACCGTAAATGATGAACCGAATTCATGCGCCCATGAGTTAGTTACCAAATCTGGTTTTAATTGGATTACGTAATCGTAGCCGTTATTGGGCGCTATGAAAATTTGGCCAGGTTTTATAAAAGGTTTAGTCGAGAGCAACGCGCTTTCCAATATATCCAAAGCGTGGCGCGCCAATAGTGTAACACGAGCGAGTACATTTATGTTTGGTTTACATGCCGATGTCCATAAATTACCCAAATGGTTTTGATCGAACGAAGTTGCTATACAAAGTGGCGGGAATGTATCACGTTCTGTGCTAAAGCGATGCTCCAAATCAGCTACAGCATTTTCTAATATAaacgcaaacaaaaataaataataatagtataaaattataaataattttcaaagccAATAACATACCATCCATTGCATTATTAAAGTTCAATAAGAACAACTCGTTGCGCCAATCAGTGCCCGCCAGCAATTGCAGAAATCTTATGAAACCTGTTTGGGGCGAACTGGGATTTTTTTGTGCAGGTGTTCTTAGAAATTGTGCGGCAATTAACAATTCAGTACATTCTTCTGGCCACAGACCATCATCAAGGAATTGTGTACTCAGCCAACGTTTCGCGATCATTACTGTACCACCAAAACTGTTATGTAACTGATATAAGGCATGTAGCGCACCCGTCACTTTGGGCAGAATATAATGTCGTTTCTCTAAGGCAATGCTGGCCTCACAATCCACATACTGTGTTAAGCCCCTTTCACTTTTCTCCTTCTTCAGTAGAGCCACCTCCTTGGGATGTGACATTTCAATAGCAAAACAATAGCCTTGTTTAAGTACTAAAAGGCCATTGTAAGTTACTTTAGTTTTTAGATTATATTGTTCGCGCAACATATTAgctatttttatgtaaaaagccATTTTTAGTGCACGCAATGCACCCAACTCACTAGGCCATTTACCACTCTGACCTGAAATATGTAATTAGTGTAATACACCACCTAAAAGGATTACTAAATAATATTACCTAATTGTATAACACCACGTTGCACTTGCATAGCATACATTTGCTCGCCAATCATGCGCGCTTGTGGTAGAATTGGCACAGGTTCACTGTAGCGAAACACGGGCGATATGCCAGCAATTGAGACAATCTCAAGCGGAAGGTCATTCAGCGCATGTAGCTTGCGTGCCAAATCGTCAAAACAACGTATTACATTGAGAGAAGTGTCCTCTGCATCGACATCCTGCTCTACCTTAAAATTTTCAGGCATTTTATCCGTACGGAAAATCGGTGTCAAACGGTAGGAAATATCCAATTCACCAGAAATATATTcgaaatctttattttctaaTTGAAAATGATGTTGTAATAGATGAGTAACGATTGAACGTACAACCAAACGTCGCTTCCACAGGCTGTCGCTAGTTGCAGCCCACACCACGGATTCGGTAATACTACCGTCCTGAAAGCGTCGTAATTGCGCTTTGTCACCCCAAAATTTGCGAAATTCGTTAGCACCTTCAGCGATGGTTTCGGGGCCTTTGTCTAAGACTTCAAACGCCTTTTCAGGATTAAGAACAATACCGAGATGACAGTAACGCGCGCAATCAGGCGGGTTTTTTGTGCAACTCCAAGCATCTACCAACTTTTCGATCGGTAGTAAAGCGCGTACACGTTCAGCGAGTCCTTTACTAAGGAGCCtacatatgaaatataaatgtattaattagaatataaacaaatatttggacAATAATTACCCAACTACAACCTTCAACAGCGCGGGATATGCGTAGCCAGCGAAATTGTACTTATCAGCAGGTTTGACATGCATTTCTAAGATTTGCTCAACAATatcatttttgtttattcttaAATATGAATAAGATAATATACGCATTATtccaaattataaataacaaatattctTT comes from the Bactrocera neohumeralis isolate Rockhampton chromosome 2, APGP_CSIRO_Bneo_wtdbg2-racon-allhic-juicebox.fasta_v2, whole genome shotgun sequence genome and includes:
- the LOC126751577 gene encoding aurora kinase C — protein: MYRKPISALNGKENHLQAIKPLPPPPQKQHNSKNTLNENMKGVSPIAMPRPMPSNRAGNLLGGLPASRTTQVTSTAVTQKKLLTNNNSVRTITGPLVSSTTKHISQQAVAPTTTVSMTKPSVSVVSTSSSNKVASNQTEKEKSNFEPNANSTEVPPKTVAKVEDKDSKDESNKAENEKTGECNKKEKKSWSLSNFDIGRPLGRGKFGNVYLAREKESKFVVALKVLFKKQIHESNVEHQVRREIEIQSHLRHPHILRLYGYFHDDARIYLILEYAPKGTLFKELQSQPLKRFNEPTSAIYIRSLASALQYLHERDVIHRDIKPENLLLGHKGDLKIADFGWSVHEPNSMRTTLCGTLDYLPPEMVQGKPHTKNVDLWSLGVLCYELIVGRAPFLATDYDETYKKIIKVDYKLPEFVSRAAAHFISKLLVLNPQQRLPLDQVFLHPWVAAHIK
- the LOC126752716 gene encoding uncharacterized protein LOC126752716; this translates as MNPDPTIRKVVQVAEQAQQPLHVPVVVGNQCFIITQQDVRRIEDSRLYSYNKLNAKGEVVPMDTMDSNVSGRDAFLACIRQPTQFQQNASINPCNIGFLSDLVARACNITAAMQQQQQQQQGTQMAMTMPDLLAYNQAQCVQSAGYSPVAATLQQQLDWSKACDTMPPQASMHPLHYTTATSTTEIARTQCVPHTPSTKNHCCTRGCNTMDIDTSLSPNSQAPPTTSSATCLCARQQAKQRKMTQFRL